A region of Silurus meridionalis isolate SWU-2019-XX chromosome 13, ASM1480568v1, whole genome shotgun sequence DNA encodes the following proteins:
- the LOC124395770 gene encoding high choriolytic enzyme 1-like isoform X1, whose product MLVCKVTVALWALLLQCSADKDPLAHLSVGERIERVNSNTVYGVDEPELIEGDIAVSDDSEKNADPCTSRGCMWPKSANGRVYIPYVIANQYTDRERQIIERGLDSFSSVTCIRFIPRSNERDYISIESLSGCYSKIGRTGYAQTLSLARSGCVYYDTVQHELLHALGFNHEQTRSDRDSYIRVAWENIIEGKEHNFNKKATLNQDTSYDYNSVMQYHKTAFSKNGLPTMIPIPDPNVPFGTATEMNNNDISRVNRLYQCCE is encoded by the exons ATGCTTGTGTGTAAGGTGACTGTGGCTCTTTGGGCTCTGCTGCTGCAATGTTCTGCAGATAAG GATCCACTCGCTCATCTGTCTGTGGGAGAGCGGATCGAGAGAGTAAACAGTAACACcg TTTATGGTGTAGACGAACCGGAGCTGATCGAAGGAGACATTGCTGTTTCTGATGATAGCGAGAAAAACGCTGATCCCTGCACCTCCCGCGGTTGCATGTGGCCAAAATCGGCTAACGGAAGAGTCTACATACCTTATGTAATCGCCAACCAATACA CTGATCGGGAGCGACAGATCATTGAGCGAGGCCTTGATTCTTTCTCCTCCGTCACCTGCATCCGTTTTATTCCACGCTCCAATGAGAGGGATTACATCAGTATTGAGTCTCTCTCTGG ATGCTACTCTAAAATTGGACGCACAGGTTATGCCCAGACCTTGTCCCTGGCTCGTAGTGGCTGTGTCTACTATGATACCGTCCAGCATGAGCTTCTTCATGCTCTGGGCTTTAATCATGAACAGACTCGCAGTGACCGAGACAGCTACATCCGTGTTGCCTGGGAGAACATCATTGAGG GCAAGGAGCACAACTTCAACAAGAAGGCCACTCTGAACCAGGATACATCTTATGACTACAACTCTGTCATGCAATACCACAA AACTGCTTTCTCTAAGAATGGCCTGCCCACCATGATCCCCATCCCTGACCCCAATGTGCCTTTCGGAACAGCCACTGAGATGAACAATAATGACATCAGCAGAGTCAACAGGCTCTACCAGTGCTGTGAGTAG
- the LOC124395770 gene encoding high choriolytic enzyme 1-like isoform X2 produces the protein MLVCKVTVALWALLLQCSADKDPLAHLSVGERIERVNSNTVYGVDEPELIEGDIAVSDDSEKNADPCTSRGCMWPKSANGRVYIPYVIANQYTDRERQIIERGLDSFSSVTCIRFIPRSNERDYISIESLSGCYSKIGRTGYAQTLSLARSGCVYYDTVQHELLHALGFNHEQTRSDRDSYIRVAWENIIEGKEHNFNKKATLNQDTSYDYNSVMQYHKTAFSKNGLPTMIPIPDPNVPFGTATEMNNNDISRVNRLYQC, from the exons ATGCTTGTGTGTAAGGTGACTGTGGCTCTTTGGGCTCTGCTGCTGCAATGTTCTGCAGATAAG GATCCACTCGCTCATCTGTCTGTGGGAGAGCGGATCGAGAGAGTAAACAGTAACACcg TTTATGGTGTAGACGAACCGGAGCTGATCGAAGGAGACATTGCTGTTTCTGATGATAGCGAGAAAAACGCTGATCCCTGCACCTCCCGCGGTTGCATGTGGCCAAAATCGGCTAACGGAAGAGTCTACATACCTTATGTAATCGCCAACCAATACA CTGATCGGGAGCGACAGATCATTGAGCGAGGCCTTGATTCTTTCTCCTCCGTCACCTGCATCCGTTTTATTCCACGCTCCAATGAGAGGGATTACATCAGTATTGAGTCTCTCTCTGG ATGCTACTCTAAAATTGGACGCACAGGTTATGCCCAGACCTTGTCCCTGGCTCGTAGTGGCTGTGTCTACTATGATACCGTCCAGCATGAGCTTCTTCATGCTCTGGGCTTTAATCATGAACAGACTCGCAGTGACCGAGACAGCTACATCCGTGTTGCCTGGGAGAACATCATTGAGG GCAAGGAGCACAACTTCAACAAGAAGGCCACTCTGAACCAGGATACATCTTATGACTACAACTCTGTCATGCAATACCACAA AACTGCTTTCTCTAAGAATGGCCTGCCCACCATGATCCCCATCCCTGACCCCAATGTGCCTTTCGGAACAGCCACTGAGATGAACAATAATGACATCAGCAGAGTCAACAGGCTCTACCAGTGCT AA